Proteins found in one Plasmodium coatneyi strain Hackeri chromosome 10, complete sequence genomic segment:
- a CDS encoding Nucleotide binding protein has product MNMFVHSRGGIKSLRQVRTTISHYKRKLLKFQQQAQFSLFNTEQRKVAENDVTSSSGNTGFIQLYHDLVKTNKIEQDPFQYKLVLILQALENNLNGFYDNVEKKLARGKTPRKKFFSSLFGMKKNAQGKGNAGSNKLADDAENGQEVEDEQSLENYQNDDNFFIYEEGTNTKEKEKRLHYDSIESEDYYLQGRDSLIEGENIKYIRGLYVYGSVGRGKTYFLNLLFDRIKLGKLKIHYHNFMQEVHKSFHEEKMNNSEDAIKSISIKMSKKYKLIFIDEFQVVHITDAMVINSLFKHLFYQGTVLLCSSNRNPKYLYHNGLNRERFIPFIKLLYKFNYIFEIDNYHDFRLRNNNVDNHIYSIPTKKFEEIKKMCNDMYCQVNKKDISHVRQVEKYNKEIAVSEFKTCVIPYSLNNYAIFSFHDICGQNISIDEFNAISKDSHTLFIYDIEKMNEETKGNEMRRFILLIDILYEKNTKVFFFSDVPIFQIFQIPSIISHFHTFIERMKKKYNNFNSFKNDASVYLKSGSFNREIFTKIVSHFDMDQEIGIKLFDAINFNINKEYIPIEYLRNVLTFHITNYEIDVKKHLKYLEDKDVQLEPIPYSLFDENEIDTNQENAFASMRTLSRMKHMGTVSYLEKHKKIYESSA; this is encoded by the exons ATGAATATGTTCGTCCACTCAAGGGGAGGCATAAAGAGCCTCCGGCAAGTTAGAACCACGATCAGCCACTACAAACGGAAACTTTTAAAATTCCAGCAGCAGGCACAGTTCTCCTTATTCAACACTGAACAGAGGAAGGTAGCCGAAAATGACGTCACTAGCAGCAGTGGCAACACTGGCTTTATTCAGCTGTATCACGATTTGgtaaaaacgaacaaaattGAGCAGGACCCGTTTCAGTACAAATTGGTTCTGATCCTGCAG GCCCTAGAGAACAACCTGAATGGCTTCTACGACAATGTTGAGAAGAAGCTAGCTAGGGGGAAAACtccaaggaagaagttcttCAGCTCATTATTCGGGATGAAGAAAAACGCACAGGGGAAGGGCAATGCAGGGAGCAACAAACTGGCTGATGACGCAGAAAATGGACAAGAAGTGGAAGACGAACAATCGCTGGAGAATTACCAAAACGACGACAATTTCTTCATCTATGAGGAGGGAACAAATAccaaggagaaggaaaaaagactACATTATGACAGCATAGAGAGTGAGGATTATTACCTCCAAGGAAGAGACTCCTTAATTGAGGGGGAAAACATTAAGTATATCAGAGGCTTGTATGTGTACGGAAGTGTAGGCAGAGGGAAGACCTATTTCCTGAACCTACTATTTGATAGGATCAAATTAGGGAAGCTAAAAATTCATTATCACAATTTCATGCAAGAAGTACACAAAAGTTTtcacgaagaaaaaatgaacaattcAGAGGATGCCATTAAAAGTATCTCCATAAAAatgagtaaaaaatataaattaatttttatcGACGAATTTCAGGTGGTACACATAACGGACGCAATGGTGATTAATTCTCTCTTTAAACATTTGTTCTATCAAGGAACGGTTTTATTATGTTCCTCCAATAGGAACCCCAAGTATTTATACCACAATGGGTTAAACAGGGAACGATTTATCCCCTTCATAAAGCTCCTTTACAAATTTAATTACATTTTCGAAATTGACAACTACCACGATTTTAGACTTCGAAATAACAACGTGGATAATCACATTTATAGCATacccacaaaaaaatttgaagaaattaaaaaaatgtgcaacgACATGTACTGTCaagtaaataaaaaggataTTAGTCACGTCAGACaggtggaaaaatataataaagaaattGCCGTCTCTGAATTTAAAACTTGTGTCATTCCATACAGCCTAAATAattatgccattttttccttccacgaTATATGCGGGCAAAATATCAGCATAGACGAATTTAATGCAATATCAAAGGATAGTCatactttatttatttatgacattgaaaaaatgaatgaagaaacGAAAGGGAACGAAATGAGAAGATTTATTTTGCTCATAGATATTCTCTacgaaaaaaacacaaaagtATTCTTTTTTAGTGATGTGccaatttttcaaatctTCCAAATACCTTCCATTATCTCGCATTTCCACACCTTCATTGAacggatgaaaaaaaaatataacaactTTAACAGCTTCAAAAATGATGCCAGTGTGTATCTCAAGTCGGGAAGTTTTAACAGagaaatatttacaaaaattgtCTCTCATTTTGACATGGACCAGGA AATCGGCATTAAACTCTTCGACGCCATAAATTTCAACATCAACAAGGAGTACATCCCCATAGAATATTTACG AAACGTCCTGACCTTCCACATCACCAATTACGAGATCGACGTGAAGAAGCACCTCAAATATTTGGAGGATAAGGATGTCCAGCTGGAGCCAATCCCCTACTCTCTATTTGA TGAAAATGAGATTGACACCAACCAGGAAAACGCCTTTGCCTCAATGAGGACTCTATCTCG gATGAAGCACATGGGAACCGTGTCCTACCTGGAGAAGCACAAGAAAATATACGAGAGCAGTgcgtaa
- a CDS encoding DEAD-box subfamily ATP-dependent helicase, with protein sequence MSAFEELGLHGNLCELLEKNGIDLPTAIQQESIPLILGGGDVCASAETGTGKTLSFIVSSLQIVHELFRNIGTYESSNSSVAIGGSTKRDNDNGEIASEVKKGGLPLKVLSGNNSRVTLNNALGECTCSGEYSSSFEEVKVGCEIRSGMYAYEIEVLGRCFLNVGFCPSVRETLKYNYTYCSNGSKYTNGREENYGDVFSTGDIITCLINKNTNVIAFKKNGKFLGNAFKIFYKYNDLPFFPYICGKYFHVKFHFANLKYVDGSYAELNEVISSGQEDNSFTRKVYYGEEPEGANTTSRMGIKQMQSSGPPAPKGSLSSGKIDAANRTKLYCIVLCPTRDLAMQTYNNYLIYAESFSSSSINIGLLVGGEQPNRDKRNQQQYSNILVCTCFKLMECIKKNTICLNDVRLLILDEADELINNDEKSVLQIKDTCMKHSQHVQTCFYSATLQDQNVKDCINKITNKPIFVDLKYGKNSIPSHIYVCVYYVNNKNANINYAEQNKKEKMYDDIIYNEKLHAMNYEMVYEYTDKVHLLNCGKNEKEKISLDVKINKLKKLIHIINVFNMQNGIIFCRTNLDCDNVYNFLNHLGDGKAYKGTVETMKENKYSCVILKGKMSNMERKNNLDAFKKGEVRFLICTDVAARGIDIQNLRYLIIMTLSDNINSFFHKIGRVGRDGKNSLCIVLSAESQEEKVWFHTCPSRGVNCYNRNLKDNKGCTVYIKEADYIHTINNMLETPMHVLDSKYYYAENVVDPLNYLKNNPVSDKSRRNKSQSGNTIFSEPLHTDVIGCFGPSIENIKKLQSDICCRYYESAKFAL encoded by the coding sequence ATGTCTGCCTTCGAAGAACTAGGCCTGCATGGCAACTTGTGCGAACTGCTAGAAAAGAATGGAATAGATTTACCAACCGCTATTCAGCAAGAGTCCATCCCGCTCATTTTAGGGGGGGGAGATGTATGTGCATCAGCTGAGACGGGTACAGGAAAAACGCTAAGTTTCATTGTGTCCTCCTTGCAAATAGTGCACGAATTGTTTAGGAATATAGGAACGTACGAGTCGAGCAATTCTAGCGTAGCTATAGGTGGTAGTACCAAGAGGGATAATGATAATGGTGAAATTGCcagtgaagtgaaaaaagggggtctACCCCTAAAAGTCCTAAGCGGCAACAATTCCAGGGTCACCCTGAACAATGCACTTGGAGAATGCACATGCAGTGGTGAGTATTCCAGCTCGTTCGAAGAAGTCAAAGTGGGGTGCGAAATAAGGAGTGGAATGTACGCATACGAAATTGAAGTACTAGGAAGGTGCTTCCTGAACGTTGGCTTTTGCCCCTCAGTAAGAGAAACGCTAAAATATAACTACACCTACTGTAGTAATGGGAGCAAGTACACcaatggaagggaagaaaattatggCGACGTCTTCTCAACCGGTGATATAATAACTTGCttgataaataaaaacaccAACGTAattgcttttaaaaaaaatgggaaatttttGGGAAAtgcttttaaaatattttacaagtataatgatctgccttttttcccctatatATGTGGGAAATACTTCCACGTGAAGttccattttgcaaatttgAAGTACGTCGATGGGTCTTACGCAGAGTTGAATGAAGTTATCAGCTCAGGACAGGAAGACAACTCCTTTACGAGGAAGGTATACTACGGTGAAGAGCCAGAGGGGGCCAACACAACATCGAGGATGGGGATAAAGCAGATGCAAAGCAGTGGCCCTCCTGCTCCTAAGGGATCTTTATCAAGCGGCAAGATCGACGCAGCGAATAGGACAAAGCTGTACTGCATCGTTCTATGCCCTACTAGGGATCTAGCAATGCAGACGTATAATAATTACCTCATTTACGCTGAAAGTTTCAGCAGCTCGTCCATAAATATCGGGCTGCTAGTAGGAGGGGAACAACCAAACAGGGACAAACGAAATCAGCAACAGTACAGCAACATCCTTGTGTGCACTTGCTTCAAACTTATGGaatgtataaagaaaaacacAATATGTCTGAACGATGTAAGACTGCTAATTTTGGACGAAGCGGATGAGCTTATCAATAATGATGAGAAATCCGTTTTGCAAATTAAGGACACATGTATGAAGCACAGTCAGCATGTACAGACATGCTTCTACTCAGCCACGTTACAGGATCAGAATGTAAAGGATTGTATTAACAAAATTACGAACAAACCCATTTTCGTAGATTTGAAGTATGGGAAAAATAGCATCCCctcgcatatatatgtttgcgTCTACTACGTTAAcaataaaaatgcaaacataAACTACGCAGAACaaaacaagaaggaaaaaatgtatgatgATATAATTTACAATGAAAAGCTGCACGCAATGAACTACGAAATGGTTTATGAATATACAGACAAAGTACACTTACTCAATtgcggaaaaaatgaaaaagaaaaaatttccctggATGTTAAGAttaacaaattgaaaaaattaattcacaTAATTAATGTTTTTAACatgcaaaatggaataattttttgtcgAACAAATTTAGACTGCGATaatgtgtacaattttttaaaccacCTTGGAGATGGAAAAGCTTACAAAGGCACAGTCGAAAcgatgaaggaaaataaatactCCTGCGTTAttttgaaggggaaaatgtccaacatggaaaggaagaataaccttgatgcatttaaaaagggagaagtGCGCTTCTTAATATGTACCGATGTTGCTGCCAGAGGTATTGATATACAAAATTTAAGATACCTAATCATTATGACTCTGTCTGATAAtataaattcattttttcacaaaattggGAGAGTAGGAAGAGATGGAAAAAACAGCTTATGTATTGTTTTAAGTGCAGAATCTCAGGAAGAGAAAGTGTGGTTCCATACTTGTCCTAGCAGAGGCGTCAACTGCTACAACAGAAATTTGAAAGACAACAAAGGGTGCACAGTCTACATTAAAGAAGCCGATTATATTCACACCATCAACAACATGCTGGAAACGCCCATGCATGTACTCGATTCTAAGTACTATTACGCAGAGAATGTGGTGGACCCACTGAACTACCTCAAAAATAACCCCGTTTCGGACAAAAGTAGGAGAAACAAAAGTCAGAGCGGCAACACCATTTTCTCGGAGCCTCTCCACACCGACGTGATAGGATGCTTCGGCCCAAGtattgaaaatataaaaaagttgcaaagcGACATCTGCTGCAGGTACTATGAGTCGGCCAAGTTTGCTTTGTGA